The genomic window TCAACAGACCCCTGGCTCCAAATGGGCGTAGTGCCCCAAAACTCCACCCCGCGGCCAATTTCATCGGCACCGGTGCCCGCCAATGATTGACTTAAGATGTTGGCAAAAGAAGTCCGGTTGGATTTAAAAGCCGTGGTGTTGACATTGGCAATATTGTCGCCAATAACGGTTAACGCTTTTGAATTGACATTGAGTCCGGAAATACCGGCAAATAGTGAACCAATCATATTTATAGCCCTCCATGTGGTTTTTCATTTAAATTTGGTTCTGGATATGTTGTCGCCGTCAATGCAGACGGCGGAGCTTCAGAGACATTGCGCACATCCCCAAGGGCCACGGTCTGAAGCTCAGTCATCAGGTGCGCGGTGTTATCTTTAAACGCTACACCGGTGACCATTGCGCTCATCAGCGGTGTCACCGTCACGTTCTGGTTGGTGTGGTCTATCGCCTGGATCTCAAATTCATAGACACCGGGTGGCATCTGATTCCCATTAAAATCCGTCCCGTCCCAGACCGCACTTTGACTGCCTGCACCCCGCAGACCAGTCTCAAAAGACGTCACGAAGCCTCCGGTGGTATCATAGATACTGATGGCTGTGATAGCGGCGGTGGTTTCCAATTCAAACCGGCAGGTGGCCGTTTGCCCCTCTTTTAGCAGGAGGCCATTGCCCTCAGCGGTGATGTCTTTTCCGATGTAAGAAACCGCCTGTGAATGGGTCAGCGACGCTTGAAACGCCTCCATGCTCTTGAGACTATCATGGATATTGCTTAGCTGCTCCAGAGAGCTGAACTGCGCCAGCTGAGCGGTGAACTCAGTGCTGTCGGCCGGGTTCAGCGGATCCTGATGCTGAAGCTGGGCAATCAACATATTCAAAAAATCATCTTTGCCCAGAATCTTAACCGGTGCGCTCGATGGCGCATCGCTTGTATTTGTATCGATGGCATTAATGGGTGTCATATGTGTCTCACAGTTTGTTAGGCATCCATATTAGAATCGGTTTTTATGGTTTCCATTTTGGGTCGCTAAACAAAAAAATCAATTGCGCTATCTGCCCTGCCGTACCCTTGGGCCGGCTTCTGTTGGCTCTGCTCTTCTGCGGCTACATCCGCGCTATGACGGTTATTTTGCGAAGCCCTGGCACGGCGCGCTTCAGCCGCTTTTTGGTAAAGATCATCATCCGCCCGCGAATCATGGGCAACCGATACCTCTAGCTCGTCAACTTCCAGACCCTGGGCCTGTAATTCAGCCTTTAATTGATTCAGGTTGTTTTCAAGCATGTCTTTGACAAACGGAATTTCAGCCATGATGCGCACGGCGACCAGCTGGTTTTCGGTCACAATTTGCATGCGGATATGCCCTAAAAATTCGGGTTTCAGATCAATTTGAACCATATTTTGGCCGTTGTTGTTTAGCAGGACCGCTTTTTGAACAATCTGGTTGAGGGTCTGAGATGCCAGGTTGCGTTGGCTGCTTTCAGCTGAACGACCGGTATGCTCAAGCTTGGCAAGATGCTCGGGTAAATTCTCCTGGGATGCCAAAAATCCGCTGTCTTTGGCATCACCATCGATCTGGATAACCTTGCCGCTGGATTGATCAAAAGATAGAATCTCATTCTGCGGGCCGACGCCTTTGACATTGATTGCTTCGTCTGCTGCGGGTTTGGCAGAAAGGCTTTCAGCGGCAGCATTTGAGTTGAGCGCTGTTTCGACAGCTTTGGGCGCCGACTGCGATTTGGCAGCCTGCAAATGACCATCGTTTTTGTGCGGCCCTGAATCCAACAGGGTTTCAAGGCTAACATTTTTCGGCACTCCGCCCGTCTGGCGACTGTCTTTTTCGGCACTGGCCGGTTGGGTCATCTCAGGGGCCGGGAGTTCGCTGGTCTGTGCCGGATTGGTTATCTTGGGCATCAGCTGAGATTCGTTGCTGCTCAAAGCTTCCGCATGGACAATATTAACAGCCGTCTTTGGTGCGTTGGTTTCAGTGGTTGCTGTTTCTAAACCGGATGTCGCTGATGCACTGTCATAAGGCTGCAGTAGAAACTGAATTAGTTCATTTACCCGGGTGCTGAAGGCCTCAGTACGGCCACCGGTAATAGCGCCTTCGGGTATCGCTGCTGTCAAGGTTCGCCAAAAATCAAAAGACGCGTTTTCACCTTGGGCATTCGGTGGTTGAGCGGCAAACGGATGCACGATGGCCCGGTTGATCAGATGTCTTAGAAACGCCAGATTGTTGGCTTCTGGTGAAATCGTGGTTTGCAGCTGTTCAAATGGCCCGATACCCACGCGCCCAGCGCTCGGCGCTTGTCCTTCTGGGTAAAGGCGCCCTATCAATTGGTTTAGAGCCGCAGGCAACGCTTGATCGCTGTCATCTAATGAAGCTTCATCGATCAGGGCACCATCTTCGGCAGACAACAGTTGCAGCAAAAGATCATGGAGCACAGCAATGGCCGGTTTTTCCGCGGTTAACGGTGTTTCCGGCATTGATTCGGTTACCTCGGCTTTTGCAGATGAATCTTGAAGCGCATGTTGATGTGTTCCCTTGTCGGTGTGCGCCGACTGGGCCGATTTTTGCTTCGGCCGATGTGTTTGGGCGCTATGGGCTACCTCTTTTTGCGATGAAACCGGCTTGCTGCATTTGCGTTCAGATACGCGGTTTAGGGTGGTCAGAAAGCTTTGTTTATGATCGTCAGATTCAGCCGGACGGTCAATTTTAAACGACGCGACATCTGTGCTCTGTGAGCTGTGAGTTCCTGCAGCAGGCGGCTGAGGGGCAGCTGGAATCATAAGGGCATCAAACGACATAAAATCCTTCCTTGGTGTGGCCGGTGCGGGCGCCGGTAATATTGTTGACGGTCAATGCTTTGTGCATCAAGTATGCCAATTGTTAGAAAACAGGATAGATATTTCAGGCAGGAACTTAAGGCGAAAAGGATTGCAGTATAAGCTATTGATATTTTTTGATTTATTACTTATTGGCGTTCGGTGGCAATTTACAGGCGGTCGATTGGCGACAGCTGCGCGAACACAAATAAATGGCAATTTTACGGGCAATATTTTCCTGAAAAGGTAATCTTTACCTTTACCCTGGGCGCACCCCAACAGAATCGCAGAGTGCCAAAAAACAGCCGGGGAAGTTGATGTCTTGCGCAACAATTCGGGGAGCGGGAAAACATAGCCCATGTTGGAAATGATTATTGTCTTCAGGACTTTAAAATGAATTGATGGCCGGCCACATCGTCTAACAGTTTGCGTTCCTTTGTTAGCTCGGCCTGCTCATAGGCTCTGCGGCCTTTTGCTTTCAGCTTTTCAAGTGCCTTGCGTTTTTTCATGGCAGCAATTAAAGCCTCGTGGGTGGTATCGAAGCGTCGCTGTGCTTCACTGACTTTTTCACTCTGGGCTTCCATTTCAGCTGTCAAGTGATCGATGAAATCAACATAGAGTTTAAGCTCAGATGCCGGACGCCCTTCTTTTTGCCGGATTTGAAGTTGTTGCAGATTTTGGCGTTTCCGATCTTTGAGATCCCGCAATAACCGCTGTTCGGCTAAAAGAGCCTTTTTATGATCAGCCAGCTCTTTTTGAAGAACCTCTTCCTGATAGCGGCGGTGATTTAAAAGCGGTTCTAATTTGAATTGATACATCGGGTTGCGTTCCACAAGTCATTTACAAAACAGGATTTTGGGTGTTGGGTGCCAGACCCCCGGTGACTGGCTTCTGGTCTCTGGTCTCTGGCTACTTGATAGAATTCAGTAATGCAGAGCCAGCGGCAAGTCGCCAGCAGCAAGTGGCCAGTGACAAGAATTCTAAATCTTTGATCAACGTGATTTTTGGATATTTAAGGGCCAAGGCACAAGACAGGAAATCAGGATTCAAACAGTTCGGTCAGCTGGCAAGCGCACGCGTCAAAAGTGGTTGTTTCATCGATATCCTGTTTCAGATAGCGATTGATTTTTCCCATCATTGCGATCGCATAATCGATTTTCGGATTGCTGCCAGCCACGTAAGCGCCAATGTTAATCAAATCCTCTGCTTTGCGATAGGTGGCCATGACCTCCTTTAATTTCCGCGCGCTCTGCTTTTGTTCCGGATCAACGATGTCCTCCATTACCCGGCTGACACTGCCCAAAACATCGATGGCCGGATAATGGGCATGGTTGGCCAAATCCCGTGACAAATTGATATGACCGTCCAGAATGGACCGCAATGCATCGGCAATGGGTTCATTGGTGTCATCTCCTTCCACCAGAACGGTATACAGACCGGTGATGGTGCCCCGGCCAGCAGAGGTGCCTGCCCGTTCGCATAATTTGGGTAAAAGTGTAAATACAGATGGGGTATAGCCTTTGGTGGTCGGCGGCTCACCCAATGCCAGCCCGATTTCCCGCTGTGCCATGGCAAAACGGGTGACCGAATCCATCATTAAATTGACGTGCTGGCCCTGATCACGGAAAAATTCTGCAATGGCGGTCGCAATGAATGCACCTCGCATGCGAATTAGCGGCAGATGATCAGAGGTTGCCACCACTATCACCGATCGTTTGAGGCCTTCGGGGCCCAGTTCTTTTTCGATAAATTCATTGACCTCACGGCCGCGCTCACCGATCAGGGCAATCACGTTTACATCGGCAGCGGTTTTGCGGGCAATCATACCCAGCAATACGCTTTTGCCCACACCAGAGCCGGCAAAAATACCGATTCGCTGGCCGCAACCCAACGTGAGCAATCCGTTAATGGCCCGGATACCCAGATCAAGCGGTTTGCTAATGCGCTGGCGGGACAGGGGATTGACCGGTGTGCCGTATATGGGATATTCAGATTCAACGCAAATCGGGCCCTTGCTGTCGATGGGGTTGCCAAGTCCATCAATGACCCGACCCAGCAGCCCCTTGCCGACCGGTATGACCGCCCGCTGCTGCCGCGCAACTATGGGGCAGCCCGGACCGATGCCCCGCATTTCCTCCAGAGGCATCATCATGACCTTATCATCGCGAAAACCCAGCACTTCAGCACTTATTTTCCGCATATCTCCTTTGGTGAAAATATCACAAACAGTACCCAGTCGGGATAGCGGCCCCTGGGCTTCGATGACCAGCCCCACGATGTTGGTCACTGTACCGTTGGCTTGCATGGTGCAGGTAGCGTCTAAACATTGGTGATACTTATCGAAGCGTAAATTGGTTCCCATCTAAGCTTATTGGCTCTCTTGTTTCTGCTGATCAAACTGTATTTGGAAGGCTTCTTCTATGGCCTCAAATTGCTTTTCAATCCGCGCGTCGATGTCTCCCCTATCGGTCTCAATCAAACAGCCCCCGCTTTGAATCGAATCCTGCGCTTCAAATTCGACCTGGTCGAAACTTTGCAAAAAGCGGGTAAATTGAGACTGGGTGTCTTGGATGAACTGCAAATCGTCTGGATTGAGCCTGATCTTTATCTTACCGGGATGGTCAACCCGGGCCAAAGCCTCACGTGCAACACAGGCCACAGTTTCCTGGCTGGTTTTAATCTCGTGACAAACAATCTTTTTGGCGATCGATAGCGCCAGGTGGGTGACTTCTTTTTCAATTTCTTGATGAATTTCGACGCGCACATTCTGCAATTGTTCGAGGGTGCTTCGCAGACTTTCAACGACTGTTGCTGCTTTTTTAGAACCGGATTCAAAACCGACCCTTTTGCCTTCAAGAAAACCCTTTTGAAATGCACCTTCTTTGACCTCATCAAGGTCAGGCCCTGATGGCGCAACCGGCGTTTCGAGCGGGTCTGAAACCGTTGGTTCCGCAGCACAGGTTGGTTCTGGGTCGATATCTTTAAAGTGCGAGCGCTTGAATTCACTGTTTTTGCCCGGGTGGCTGCTATGATGGCGGGCTTCATCAACCGGGATATTGGGAAAATAGTGCAGACGAAAACCATCTGCCAGCGTTTGAGATTCTTTTTTAATCACATCAGTCAACGATATCATCTCCTCGGCGTCCGGCAATGATCAATTCACCTTTGGTCTCCATCTCCTGAATGATATTGGTAATGTTTTGCTGGGCATCGGTCACTTCTTTCATGCGAACCGGACCCATATCTTCTATTTCTTCCTGCAGCATTTCACCGGCACGTTCTGACATATTTTTGAAGATCTTTTCCTTAACCTCCTCAGAGGCCGCTTTGAGCGCAATCGCCAGCTCCATAGTCTCAACCTTGCGCAACAGTTTTTGAACGCCGCGGTCATCGACCAGCAGGATGTCTTCAAATACAAACATGCGTTGTTTGACCTGGGCGGCCATGTCCATGTCCGCTTCTTCCAGCTCGTTTAATATCAGCTCGCTGGATATTTCATCGGTCTGATTCAACATTTCCGCCAGACGGTCAACACCGCCGGTGACATTGGAGATTGAATTTTGTTTGGTTTTTAAAATTTCTTTTAAAACCGCATTGACTTCATCAACGATTGCAGCCGTTACCTTATCCAAATTGACGATCCGCATGGCCACTTCTGTTTTAATTTCATCCGGCAATTTTCCGATAACATCACTGGCAACGCTGCTTTGAAGATGCACCAGGATGATGGCGATGGTCTGTGGTTGTTCATC from Desulfobacterales bacterium includes these protein-coding regions:
- the fliJ gene encoding flagellar export protein FliJ, giving the protein MYQFKLEPLLNHRRYQEEVLQKELADHKKALLAEQRLLRDLKDRKRQNLQQLQIRQKEGRPASELKLYVDFIDHLTAEMEAQSEKVSEAQRRFDTTHEALIAAMKKRKALEKLKAKGRRAYEQAELTKERKLLDDVAGHQFILKS
- the fliI gene encoding flagellar protein export ATPase FliI — encoded protein: MGTNLRFDKYHQCLDATCTMQANGTVTNIVGLVIEAQGPLSRLGTVCDIFTKGDMRKISAEVLGFRDDKVMMMPLEEMRGIGPGCPIVARQQRAVIPVGKGLLGRVIDGLGNPIDSKGPICVESEYPIYGTPVNPLSRQRISKPLDLGIRAINGLLTLGCGQRIGIFAGSGVGKSVLLGMIARKTAADVNVIALIGERGREVNEFIEKELGPEGLKRSVIVVATSDHLPLIRMRGAFIATAIAEFFRDQGQHVNLMMDSVTRFAMAQREIGLALGEPPTTKGYTPSVFTLLPKLCERAGTSAGRGTITGLYTVLVEGDDTNEPIADALRSILDGHINLSRDLANHAHYPAIDVLGSVSRVMEDIVDPEQKQSARKLKEVMATYRKAEDLINIGAYVAGSNPKIDYAIAMMGKINRYLKQDIDETTTFDACACQLTELFES
- the fliG gene encoding flagellar motor switch protein FliG, producing the protein MDSQSITGPVKAAILIHALGRPLAERLLQRLNASEKERIQSHLAQIRTISPAVVEQVAREFAAIAQRYRKNQAAGSVAADVNENAAGGDTTAETSGLEALKSLNADQVYDLIKDEQPQTIAIILVHLQSSVASDVIGKLPDEIKTEVAMRIVNLDKVTAAIVDEVNAVLKEILKTKQNSISNVTGGVDRLAEMLNQTDEISSELILNELEEADMDMAAQVKQRMFVFEDILLVDDRGVQKLLRKVETMELAIALKAASEEVKEKIFKNMSERAGEMLQEEIEDMGPVRMKEVTDAQQNITNIIQEMETKGELIIAGRRGDDIVD
- a CDS encoding flagellar hook capping FlgD N-terminal domain-containing protein, which translates into the protein MTPINAIDTNTSDAPSSAPVKILGKDDFLNMLIAQLQHQDPLNPADSTEFTAQLAQFSSLEQLSNIHDSLKSMEAFQASLTHSQAVSYIGKDITAEGNGLLLKEGQTATCRFELETTAAITAISIYDTTGGFVTSFETGLRGAGSQSAVWDGTDFNGNQMPPGVYEFEIQAIDHTNQNVTVTPLMSAMVTGVAFKDNTAHLMTELQTVALGDVRNVSEAPPSALTATTYPEPNLNEKPHGGL
- a CDS encoding FliH/SctL family protein; the protein is MIKKESQTLADGFRLHYFPNIPVDEARHHSSHPGKNSEFKRSHFKDIDPEPTCAAEPTVSDPLETPVAPSGPDLDEVKEGAFQKGFLEGKRVGFESGSKKAATVVESLRSTLEQLQNVRVEIHQEIEKEVTHLALSIAKKIVCHEIKTSQETVACVAREALARVDHPGKIKIRLNPDDLQFIQDTQSQFTRFLQSFDQVEFEAQDSIQSGGCLIETDRGDIDARIEKQFEAIEEAFQIQFDQQKQESQ
- a CDS encoding flagellar hook-length control protein FliK, with translation MSFDALMIPAAPQPPAAGTHSSQSTDVASFKIDRPAESDDHKQSFLTTLNRVSERKCSKPVSSQKEVAHSAQTHRPKQKSAQSAHTDKGTHQHALQDSSAKAEVTESMPETPLTAEKPAIAVLHDLLLQLLSAEDGALIDEASLDDSDQALPAALNQLIGRLYPEGQAPSAGRVGIGPFEQLQTTISPEANNLAFLRHLINRAIVHPFAAQPPNAQGENASFDFWRTLTAAIPEGAITGGRTEAFSTRVNELIQFLLQPYDSASATSGLETATTETNAPKTAVNIVHAEALSSNESQLMPKITNPAQTSELPAPEMTQPASAEKDSRQTGGVPKNVSLETLLDSGPHKNDGHLQAAKSQSAPKAVETALNSNAAAESLSAKPAADEAINVKGVGPQNEILSFDQSSGKVIQIDGDAKDSGFLASQENLPEHLAKLEHTGRSAESSQRNLASQTLNQIVQKAVLLNNNGQNMVQIDLKPEFLGHIRMQIVTENQLVAVRIMAEIPFVKDMLENNLNQLKAELQAQGLEVDELEVSVAHDSRADDDLYQKAAEARRARASQNNRHSADVAAEEQSQQKPAQGYGRADSAIDFFV